The sequence TTTAGTTAATGATCTGGATATGTTTTTAATAAGTTTTCATAGGGTTTTTGTCCATTTGAGCGATCGCCCCTGAGACCTCAAATGCATTTGCTGCCATTTTTAAAAACTTATTGTAAAAAAAGTTGTGTAATTCCAAACAATGTGTATATTGAGAGCTATTCATTTCAGCCAATTCTTAATAGCGACCGACCGATTACGTGTGAGGGAACTGAGATTATTGTGCAAATTCCAAACTTTCCTGAATGCCACCACCCCCTGTTGAAATCGTTGCATCACTACAGCGATCAGGAGTTACTGACTCTGTTTCAGCGTCACCCTGATGCGGGTCAATACTTCACAGCGATTTTTTGCCGTTACAGCCCGATTGTGTACACGTTGATTCGCCACTCAGCGCGATCGCCCGTTCAAGCTGACTATTTGTTTGCGATTACCTGGCGACATATCTATCACGAACTGGGGGGCTTGGATCTGCATCAAAGCTCAGCGGCAGGCTCAGAGGTGATGAACCTGCAAAGCTGGATTATCAACATCACTGCCGTTTGTATCAACCGTGCTGATTTACCGCCTGTTGAGTCAATTCACTATTCGTTGCAAGCGGCTCCGCCTCCACTCTGGTGCTATATTGAGCGATCGCTCGATCAACTCCCCCCTGTGCAACGCCTGATGGTGTTAATGGCACAGACCTTCCACTGGAGCGAAACTCGCATTTCCGCCTATCTCCAGGCTGAAGGAGAGATGATCTCTCCAGCAGAGGTGAAACAGCAACTTCAGGCAGGCTATCAACAGTTAGAAGCCAACCTGCCAGAGGATATTCGAGCCATTTACCTGGAGGGGCAGAACCGCAGTCTAATTGGAGCGGAACCTGTCCCCTCCGAGAGCTAGTTCAAATAGACGGCCCCTGTCGGCTCAATTCGTAAGGCGGTGCGATCGACCGTAAAGTCTTCGGTTGCCTGCAAAATTAGGGTGAGTGTGCTTGTGGAATTGTTGGCTTCAATGGTGGGGCTGATTAGACCGCCATCGTTGCGTCGAAAAGTCAGTGTTGTAGGAATACCCAGGTCTTGCAGCGTTGCCTGAGATTGGGCACCTAAAGCGCGAAACTGAGTATCACCAATCACTTGATAGCTCAACTCAGCCCCGGTTGCGTTGATGACCTGAATGGTTATCGCATTGCCATTCGGTTGCACGATCGCGAGGGGAATGGGTAATACATCGGGTTGGGTCTGCTTCAGGTGTGGGCTGACTCGTTCCGCTGTTGTTTGGGCAGCAGTCATGTCCCCTTGGAGAAGCGGTGACGCAACAACCTGAGAAGGCACAAGGCTCAGTCCACCTGCAAGCAGTGCCCAACTGAGCCACGTCTTCATACCTGGTTTAGAGGGGCGATCGGATTGTTGAAAAATTGATTTAGTCATACGTCAACGATTTAAGCAGAGATTTCATTACTGACGTGAGTCAATCACCAGTGATTCCTTCACCTGTGATTTCACCGGGGGTTATATCGTCATTCATAACTCATTCTTCAGAATTCCAAACTGATCCACCGACTGAGGTATCCTAAGCAGGAGAAATTGAATTCCAGCGAATAGCCTCGGTAGTGAACGCCCGTGAAGTATTTTTTTCTTTCAGATGGATGGAACGTTGGCAGAGTATGGGAGTTTGGTGGGTTGTGGAACGAACTCGCCTGGCGACGTAAACCCGAAATTTATCGGATGAACCTGTGCATGGTAGAGCGTGGCGAAAAGCTATGGCTCCATCGAGTTGAAGATGCCGTTTTGATGTTGGAAGTAAAACCTTCCATGCCACAAGATGACCCAGCCCACGCCATTGGGCAAGTGGTGCTAAAACGATTAATTTCCGCAGAACAAGTGATTGAGCTATTGTGCTCTGCTGAAGCCGTTTTAGACATCCCAGAGAAATAGAGGAACTGAGTCGTAATCGCATCGCACACTCCAGCAGAGGACATCCACCAAGCCTCCCTACAAGGATCTCGGCTTCCCTTTTTGCCCTCTGCGTTTTATGGCCGTAGCCCCATTCGATAGGGCGAAGGCGAGTCAGAAAGCTTCCCCAGAATCAGTGGTTGAGCCATCGCCTTTGTCGTAAGCTTTCTGACCAAAGCTATACCTTGCCTTAGGGCGTTTCTGCCAGATTACTACTCGTTAGGTTGCTGACAGATCGCTGCAATTGCACCAACGAGCGGTTATATCCCAAGATGGCGTTCAACTGATTCACCTCAGCACGGGTCAACTCCGTCTGCGATCGCAACACGTCAGTTTGTGTTCCAACCCCAGCCTGGAAGCGCAGACGCGCTAGCCGCAAAGCTTCTGTTGCCTGCTGAAGTGCCAAAGCCGTCGTCGCAATGTTTTCAAAGTTGGCTTGCAGGGACAGGTAAGATTGTTCGACCTCAAAGCGAACCTGGTTACGAGCATCGGCAAATTGAGTCTCAGCGATCGCAATATTTGCTTCCTGCTGGTCTGCCTGCGCTCTAGCTGCCCCACCATCAAATAAAGTGATGCTGACCTGCGCCCCTAACTCGTAATTATCTTGGAAGCCCTCATCTTCGTTGAGCAGGTTACTAACGTTATAAGCTGCACTCAACGAGACTTGAGGCCCCAGTGCAGCTAAAGCGGCTCGGCGTTGTTGCTCACTGATGTCTCGCTGAACCAACTGCTGCTGCAACTCAGCCCGATTACGATAGGCGAGAACGATACTGTCTTCCAGGGTCAACCCCCAGCGATCGGCAACTCGAACCGGATCCGCTGCTGCAATATTAATGGTTTCCGGTAAATTCAAGCGGCGGGCTAGCTGGCGACGAGAGATTTGTTGCTCACTAATGCGCTGTCTCAACTCCTGCTGAGCGTTTGCCAAATCTACCTGAGCTTGCAGCACATCAAAGCGGGTGCCCACCCCTGCCCGTTCCAGTGCTTCCGCATCTCGCAAACTGCGTTCTGCTTGCTCCAGAGCGTCTCGAGAGATCCGCACCTGTTCATCTGCTTCTTGCAAGTCGTAATAATCATTGGTGACATCTAACCGCAACTGTTCTGCGGTAGTTTCGACCTGCAATTCCTGTAGGCGCACCTGCCCTTCAGCCGCCCGAATTGCCGCCGATCGCCGACCCGAGGTAAACAGGTTGTAGTCAAGTTGGACTGTACCACCAAGCGTGACGTTAATGTCATCCTGGTTACCCACCGGACGGCCAAACACATCGGTCTGTCCCTGGTTCTGGTTTTCTACAGCGTTCAGCGATACCCCTGCCTGGACGGTCGGGTCATTCGCGGCTTGCTGCTCGCGTAAACTGGCTCGGTTTCTTTCTAACTCTAACTGAGCAACTTGAAGTTCCCGACTATTGCGTCGTGCTAACTCTAACGCCTGTTGCAACGTAATAGGCTGAGTGCCAATGAGCTCAACCTCTTCGGGACGAGTTGGAAACAGTAACAGGTTAGGTTCAGCGTTTAAGTATTCTGGAGCAGAGTCAATCTGACCTGGAGCTGAGATCGCAGGCGTTGGAATATCCGTTTCAGGTTGTGAATTGCCAGCATCTGGTCGAGGAACGGCTGGTAAATTTTCAGTTGGAGTTGGATTGGTCGGTGTTGGTGCAGGGTCTGGAGCCGCTTGAGCCGTCGATGTATCTTGAGCTTGCACCAGTAGCACTGACTGGGAGGATTGGAATTGATGGAGCGGTATGGCAACCGGAGCCCCAACCGTTGGGGACGCAACGACCTCAAAGGATGAACCGCCTTGCATCACTGCCAGGGGATATTCAGGATTTGATTTGTCCTCTTCAGATTGACTGCCCTTAGTCAAGCTTGAAGCAGAATTGAACGGTAAGGGAGGTTGAGCAGAGGCAGTTCCAACAGAGTTAAGGGCAATGGCTGCACCAATGCTGAGAGCAATTAGAGGATGATTGGGTTGCATGTTGGATGAGTTTACAGTCCAAAGAACGAGTTGGAAGAAAAACCTGAAGTAGATACTGACAGGGTATTTTACTTGGCAAATAACCCATGAGTTAGTTTAGGGAACTCAAGGAGTTTACACTTCATCCGGTTGGATCAACTCGCAGAATAATCTTACTCAATCCCGATGCAAGACTCCAAAATTTATATCTAGAGAATGATTTTTTAAGAGATAAACAATCGCCTTACCGCCGTAGAAAGTTCAACAGTTCTCGATTTACGGTTTGCGGAGCCTCTTGTTGTATCCAATGACCACATTGGGCGATCGGCGCAAACCGAAACGGAGCCGCAATTAGCTTGTCGATCCCCTCAATCACCTGACGGCTAATCAGGGAATCTTCCTCACCCCACAAGACTAACGTGGGCACAGTGATCGGTCGGGGCGATCGCCCCCATTGGTTGAGCCACGCCTGCGGAGAAAACAGTTGACGATAGTGATTGATAGCGGCGGTCAAGACCCCTGGCTTTTCGAGAGCAGCTTGATACAGTTCTGTATCTTTCGTGGAAAAAGCCCCTTTACGAATGGCTTGCTCCTGAAGCATGTTTTTCACAAAAGCTCGCAAGTTTTGACGGATCAACCATTCGGGTAACGCTGGAACCTGAAATGCCAGAATGTGCCAACTGCGCCGCAATTGATCCAGGTTACTAATCATGGCTTGAGTGAAGTCATGCGGATGTAGGGCATTGAGCAATGCCAGACGGTGGATGGATTGA is a genomic window of Oscillatoria sp. FACHB-1407 containing:
- a CDS encoding TolC family protein → MQPNHPLIALSIGAAIALNSVGTASAQPPLPFNSASSLTKGSQSEEDKSNPEYPLAVMQGGSSFEVVASPTVGAPVAIPLHQFQSSQSVLLVQAQDTSTAQAAPDPAPTPTNPTPTENLPAVPRPDAGNSQPETDIPTPAISAPGQIDSAPEYLNAEPNLLLFPTRPEEVELIGTQPITLQQALELARRNSRELQVAQLELERNRASLREQQAANDPTVQAGVSLNAVENQNQGQTDVFGRPVGNQDDINVTLGGTVQLDYNLFTSGRRSAAIRAAEGQVRLQELQVETTAEQLRLDVTNDYYDLQEADEQVRISRDALEQAERSLRDAEALERAGVGTRFDVLQAQVDLANAQQELRQRISEQQISRRQLARRLNLPETINIAAADPVRVADRWGLTLEDSIVLAYRNRAELQQQLVQRDISEQQRRAALAALGPQVSLSAAYNVSNLLNEDEGFQDNYELGAQVSITLFDGGAARAQADQQEANIAIAETQFADARNQVRFEVEQSYLSLQANFENIATTALALQQATEALRLARLRFQAGVGTQTDVLRSQTELTRAEVNQLNAILGYNRSLVQLQRSVSNLTSSNLAETP
- a CDS encoding RNA polymerase sigma factor — its product is MQIPNFPECHHPLLKSLHHYSDQELLTLFQRHPDAGQYFTAIFCRYSPIVYTLIRHSARSPVQADYLFAITWRHIYHELGGLDLHQSSAAGSEVMNLQSWIINITAVCINRADLPPVESIHYSLQAAPPPLWCYIERSLDQLPPVQRLMVLMAQTFHWSETRISAYLQAEGEMISPAEVKQQLQAGYQQLEANLPEDIRAIYLEGQNRSLIGAEPVPSES
- a CDS encoding alpha/beta fold hydrolase, which produces MTALESGWQHCFVETNRIRLHCVTQGEGELVVLLHGFPEFWYSWRHQIPALARHFKVVVPDLRGYNDSDKPADGYDLDTLSNDIRGLIESLGYLKAHVVGHDWGGTIAWSLAQKFPQSIHRLALLNALHPHDFTQAMISNLDQLRRSWHILAFQVPALPEWLIRQNLRAFVKNMLQEQAIRKGAFSTKDTELYQAALEKPGVLTAAINHYRQLFSPQAWLNQWGRSPRPITVPTLVLWGEEDSLISRQVIEGIDKLIAAPFRFAPIAQCGHWIQQEAPQTVNRELLNFLRR